From Chlamydiifrater volucris, one genomic window encodes:
- a CDS encoding penicillin-binding transpeptidase domain-containing protein, producing the protein MKRRSRPSPSVSEKANRLLSGILIVFAVIVFRLWHLAVVEHDVKTEEAYKPQKRVLPLQADRATVCDRFGTVLATNKVQYNVSVSYGGIKELPIGAWRLDSKGKKVRIPVRKEYITRLAALLADELHLDREHIEDLIHSKASVLGNIPFLIKSNISERSYLRFKMLEKDWPGLHAERVASRHYPLGKTAADLIGYIGPISSSEYRHITEELAKLRECLRAYEDGEEPAFPKGCSSVDEVASKLRQLEGNAYDVNALVGKMGIEAFYDSKLRGSYGKKAYLVDRRGNFIRELPQESCETVPGKKLTLTISSELQAFADELLLEHERNEMLRSVSSLRKQKKLPPLFPWIKGGAIVALDPNSGEILAMASSPRCDLNDFINLRSSSDIEGEEMKSSVCRWLENSLHISELRDFKTSLQRERRDVLKNEQYFEETFLSLRYYLDFILPEASLVKKVFCDNATIERAIDIQFFIEALMSIFSESGLHSASAVFDAIYTEEEGNVLSGEVVSLSDQKDLKNCLLDNREKIEELKDSLAPFFKELSANYDKILLADLFRLCVEPKRFAGISQECLQRVSLFSFSEMEGRYIALKSAFEKLMEDVFVETHFREWRCKNFSALLVQKREQERVRKQRFPTPYIDYLDVEKRLLFQKFVDQHMTRLMLFLLTGEQKNISSEIEPFVLAMGAWREELEKGAHMALPWRDHYLFLKNCLSDISSEDIGLFLAAFRSFSDLRRPLLGKYPVSLLKNKEPTEQDLFALCYPTYGFGYLRSHAFRQATTLGSIFKLVSAYSVLFQRVLEGVSDQQDLTRLLILVDKNSEGFRAKKSHIGFFPDGSPVPNFYRGGVLPGNDYSGRGSMDLIKALEMSSNPYFSLMVGDFLEDPEDLCAAASLFGFGESSGLDLPGEFAGYIPRDTSYNRSGLYAMAIGQHTLTVTPLQTAVMMASLVNGGKLFVPHLLMGEWDGGAYIPARSFVRREIFMPDELAVLFKKGMQNVIWGKYGTARSVRGLFPKDFLLRVIGKTSTAESLVRTGLDREHGLMKMKHVWFGAVGFKDEELQNPDIVVIVYLRLGEFGKDAAPMALKMIDKWEKIRSAQK; encoded by the coding sequence ATGAAGCGGCGAAGTAGGCCATCACCATCTGTTTCAGAAAAAGCTAACAGATTACTTTCGGGAATATTGATAGTATTTGCTGTCATAGTATTCCGTTTGTGGCATCTTGCTGTAGTTGAGCATGATGTGAAGACTGAGGAAGCTTATAAGCCTCAAAAAAGAGTGCTTCCTCTTCAAGCTGATAGAGCAACTGTATGTGATCGGTTTGGAACAGTTTTAGCTACTAATAAAGTGCAATACAACGTGAGCGTTTCTTATGGTGGAATTAAGGAGCTCCCTATAGGTGCTTGGCGCTTAGATTCCAAAGGGAAAAAAGTGCGAATTCCTGTTAGAAAGGAATACATAACTAGGCTGGCAGCTCTACTAGCAGATGAGCTGCACCTTGATAGAGAGCATATAGAAGATCTCATTCACTCGAAAGCTTCTGTTTTGGGGAATATCCCATTTCTAATCAAGTCCAATATTTCGGAACGCTCCTACTTGCGATTTAAGATGTTAGAAAAAGATTGGCCGGGGCTACATGCTGAGAGGGTGGCTTCTAGACATTACCCGTTAGGGAAGACTGCCGCAGATTTAATAGGATATATAGGTCCTATTAGTTCTTCGGAATATAGGCATATAACAGAGGAATTAGCAAAGTTGCGTGAATGCCTTCGTGCGTATGAGGACGGAGAGGAGCCTGCATTTCCAAAGGGATGTTCAAGTGTGGATGAAGTGGCTTCTAAACTTCGTCAGTTGGAGGGGAATGCTTATGACGTCAACGCTCTGGTCGGGAAGATGGGTATAGAGGCCTTTTATGATTCAAAATTAAGAGGTTCATATGGGAAAAAGGCTTATCTTGTCGATCGTAGAGGAAATTTTATTCGTGAGCTTCCCCAAGAAAGTTGCGAAACGGTTCCAGGCAAGAAATTAACTTTGACTATTTCTTCTGAATTGCAAGCATTTGCAGATGAATTATTGCTAGAACATGAGCGCAACGAGATGTTGCGATCAGTAAGTTCTTTGAGGAAACAAAAAAAACTCCCCCCGTTATTTCCTTGGATAAAAGGAGGAGCTATTGTGGCTCTTGATCCCAACAGCGGGGAAATTTTAGCTATGGCTTCATCTCCTCGATGTGACTTAAATGATTTTATAAATCTACGATCTTCTTCAGATATTGAAGGAGAAGAAATGAAATCGTCTGTATGTCGATGGTTAGAAAATTCTTTGCATATTTCAGAGCTTAGAGATTTCAAAACCTCTCTTCAAAGGGAGCGTAGAGATGTTCTGAAAAATGAGCAATACTTTGAGGAAACTTTTCTTTCTCTAAGATATTACTTAGATTTTATTCTTCCCGAAGCTTCTTTAGTAAAGAAAGTTTTTTGTGATAATGCCACTATCGAGCGAGCTATCGATATCCAATTCTTTATAGAAGCGCTTATGAGTATCTTTTCCGAAAGTGGATTACATTCAGCTTCGGCTGTTTTCGATGCCATATACACGGAAGAAGAAGGGAACGTCTTATCTGGTGAAGTGGTTTCTCTTTCTGATCAAAAGGATCTTAAAAATTGCCTTTTGGATAATAGGGAGAAAATAGAGGAGCTAAAGGATTCTTTAGCACCATTTTTCAAAGAGCTGTCAGCTAATTACGACAAGATTCTTTTAGCTGATTTGTTTCGGTTGTGTGTAGAGCCCAAAAGATTCGCAGGAATTTCTCAAGAATGTTTACAAAGGGTGTCTCTATTTTCTTTTTCAGAGATGGAGGGAAGGTACATAGCGCTCAAGAGTGCTTTTGAAAAGCTAATGGAGGATGTTTTTGTAGAAACGCATTTTAGAGAATGGCGATGCAAGAATTTTTCTGCATTGCTTGTTCAAAAGAGAGAGCAAGAACGAGTAAGAAAACAAAGGTTCCCCACACCTTATATTGATTACTTAGACGTGGAGAAGAGGCTTTTGTTTCAAAAGTTTGTCGATCAGCATATGACAAGGTTGATGCTGTTTTTGTTGACAGGAGAGCAGAAGAACATTTCTTCGGAGATCGAGCCATTTGTTCTTGCTATGGGAGCATGGAGGGAAGAGCTAGAAAAGGGGGCGCACATGGCTTTGCCTTGGCGAGATCACTATCTCTTTTTGAAAAATTGTTTGAGTGATATTTCCTCAGAGGATATTGGACTTTTTTTAGCTGCTTTTCGCTCTTTTTCAGATCTTCGCAGACCTTTGTTGGGAAAATACCCAGTTTCTCTTCTCAAGAATAAAGAACCTACGGAGCAAGATCTATTTGCTCTATGTTATCCGACATACGGTTTTGGATATTTGAGGTCGCATGCGTTTAGACAGGCAACTACTCTGGGGTCTATATTCAAATTGGTTTCTGCTTATTCTGTTCTCTTTCAAAGAGTTCTTGAAGGGGTGTCTGATCAACAAGATTTAACAAGGCTATTGATTTTAGTAGATAAGAATAGTGAAGGATTTCGGGCTAAAAAATCTCACATAGGTTTTTTCCCTGACGGTTCTCCTGTTCCCAATTTTTATCGAGGAGGAGTTCTTCCTGGCAACGATTATTCTGGACGAGGTTCTATGGATTTGATTAAAGCTTTAGAAATGTCTAGTAACCCCTATTTTTCTCTCATGGTAGGGGATTTTTTGGAAGACCCTGAAGATTTATGTGCAGCAGCGAGCTTGTTCGGTTTTGGCGAATCTTCAGGTTTAGATTTGCCTGGGGAATTTGCCGGATATATTCCCAGAGATACTTCTTATAATCGGTCAGGATTGTACGCAATGGCCATAGGTCAGCACACGTTGACAGTTACTCCTTTGCAGACAGCTGTGATGATGGCGTCTCTTGTAAACGGAGGAAAATTATTTGTCCCGCACTTGTTGATGGGAGAATGGGATGGGGGTGCGTACATTCCTGCAAGAAGCTTTGTTAGAAGAGAAATTTTTATGCCTGATGAACTTGCTGTTTTATTCAAGAAGGGGATGCAAAATGTTATTTGGGGGAAGTATGGCACCGCAAGATCAGTGAGGGGTCTTTTCCCTAAAGATTTTCTTCTTAGGGTGATAGGAAAAACCAGTACGGCAGAATCTTTAGTTAGAACAGGATTAGATCGGGAGCATGGGTTAATGAAGATGAAGCATGTTTGGTTTGGTGCTGTAGGGTTTAAAGATGAAGAGCTTCAAAATCCAGATATTGTGGTTATTGTGTATTTGCGACTAGGAGAGTTTGGTAAGGACGCGGCTCCTATGGCTTTGAAAATGATTGATAAATGGGAAAAAATTAGATCAGCTCAGAAGTAA
- a CDS encoding porin, with protein MKKLFKSVLFAAVLGSGATSLGLPVGNPGEPSLLIDGVLWEGASGDPCDPCSTWCDALSLRAGFFGDYVFNRLLKTDVPAQFQGMAAMVSGGTVSNATTPVSRANIATHKNMTQSELYTNAGYLALNIWDRFDVFCTLGTTNAYIKGSSAAFNLIGLIGKAADPGNALDASKTRPNANIANAFVELYTDAEFSWSIGARGALWECGCATLGAEFQYAQAKPEISQINVVSNVAQFSIAHPKGFIGEDAKLPLPYLTTEKSPDMSKTKSLSANYNEWQIGLALAYRLNFISPYVGIKWSRAKIDFDGAYIAQPQLTEAEEKLDMQTWNPTLFGTKATGAADEDVLTQVSVTLNKLKSRKSTGFVTGATLIDADKFAVTVEGRFIDEKAVHVNGQFRF; from the coding sequence ATGAAAAAACTCTTCAAGTCGGTATTGTTTGCCGCAGTCTTGGGCTCCGGCGCCACCTCCCTCGGTTTGCCTGTAGGGAACCCTGGTGAACCCAGCCTATTAATAGATGGAGTATTATGGGAAGGAGCTAGCGGAGATCCTTGCGACCCTTGCTCCACTTGGTGCGACGCTCTCTCTTTACGCGCGGGCTTCTTCGGCGACTACGTCTTCAATAGACTCCTTAAAACCGATGTGCCTGCCCAATTCCAAGGAATGGCTGCTATGGTGTCTGGGGGCACTGTTTCTAATGCTACTACTCCCGTCTCCAGAGCAAATATAGCTACACACAAAAATATGACGCAGTCCGAGCTCTATACCAATGCAGGCTACCTCGCTCTCAATATCTGGGATCGTTTTGATGTCTTCTGTACCCTGGGCACCACTAATGCCTACATCAAAGGCTCTTCAGCTGCTTTTAACCTTATTGGACTCATAGGGAAAGCTGCTGATCCCGGCAATGCTCTTGATGCCAGCAAAACTAGGCCTAATGCAAACATTGCTAATGCTTTTGTAGAGCTCTACACAGATGCTGAATTCTCTTGGAGTATCGGCGCTAGAGGCGCTCTCTGGGAGTGCGGGTGTGCTACTTTAGGGGCGGAATTCCAATATGCTCAAGCCAAACCCGAAATCTCCCAGATCAATGTCGTCTCTAACGTCGCTCAGTTCTCTATCGCTCATCCCAAAGGTTTCATCGGAGAAGACGCTAAACTTCCCCTTCCCTACCTGACTACAGAAAAATCTCCAGACATGAGTAAAACAAAATCTTTATCAGCAAATTATAACGAATGGCAAATAGGACTGGCTCTAGCTTATAGACTTAACTTCATCTCGCCTTATGTCGGTATCAAGTGGTCCAGAGCTAAAATCGACTTCGATGGCGCTTATATCGCCCAACCTCAACTAACAGAAGCTGAGGAAAAATTAGACATGCAGACTTGGAATCCTACTCTCTTTGGAACAAAGGCAACTGGAGCTGCTGACGAAGATGTATTAACTCAAGTATCCGTCACCTTGAATAAATTGAAGTCTAGAAAGTCTACAGGATTCGTCACCGGAGCTACTTTAATTGATGCTGATAAGTTTGCAGTAACTGTTGAAGGACGCTTCATAGATGAAAAAGCCGTACACGTTAACGGCCAATTCCGCTTCTAG
- the rpsB gene encoding 30S ribosomal protein S2, translating into MESQNLPITIKELIEAGAHFGHQKRRWNPKMKRFIFEERNGLYIINLAKTLQKIREAVPCVKKVVGEHKSILFVGTKKQAKGVVREAAEASGEFYVCERWLGGMLTNMSTIRQSVKTLEKTEHELVAGQDYLTKKELSLLAKKRAKLDRNLSGVRFMKQLPGLLVVVDPSYERIAVAEAKKLGIPVLALVDTNCDPTPIDHIIPCNDDSLKSIKLVVNVVRDAVVAEKTRLGIAISPPEESLAASNISSAHSSTAEQMLSMKFDDGGRENES; encoded by the coding sequence TTGGAATCACAAAATCTTCCTATCACAATTAAAGAGCTCATTGAAGCCGGCGCTCATTTCGGGCACCAAAAAAGGCGCTGGAACCCCAAGATGAAGCGGTTCATTTTTGAGGAAAGGAATGGGCTGTACATAATCAATTTGGCAAAAACTTTACAAAAGATTCGCGAAGCTGTTCCTTGTGTAAAGAAAGTTGTTGGAGAGCATAAGTCTATACTTTTTGTTGGAACAAAGAAGCAAGCTAAGGGTGTCGTTCGTGAGGCTGCTGAGGCGTCGGGAGAGTTTTACGTTTGTGAAAGATGGTTGGGCGGAATGTTGACCAATATGAGCACTATTCGCCAATCTGTAAAAACCTTAGAAAAAACAGAACACGAGTTAGTCGCTGGCCAAGATTACCTAACCAAAAAGGAGTTGTCTTTGCTGGCGAAGAAAAGGGCTAAGTTGGACAGAAACCTTTCTGGCGTCCGGTTTATGAAGCAACTCCCTGGACTATTGGTTGTTGTTGATCCTAGTTACGAAAGGATTGCCGTGGCTGAAGCGAAAAAATTGGGCATTCCTGTTTTGGCGCTAGTAGATACCAACTGTGATCCCACGCCCATTGATCATATTATTCCTTGTAATGATGACTCCTTAAAGAGCATAAAGCTGGTTGTGAACGTGGTCAGAGATGCGGTTGTGGCTGAAAAAACCCGACTGGGCATAGCTATTTCCCCACCAGAAGAGTCTTTAGCGGCTTCTAATATTTCTAGCGCGCATTCCTCAACTGCAGAGCAGATGTTATCTATGAAATTTGATGATGGGGGTCGAGAGAATGAAAGCTAA
- the tsf gene encoding translation elongation factor Ts — translation MKANTSMEDIKTLRAQTGVGLTKCKEALEASEGDLEKAVLYLRKLGLASAGKKESRETKEGLIGAWADGKGFSLIEVNVETDFVASNDVFKGFVKNLVGALHAFASDDLEKFLALPYPEDPSVTVDQQRAVVMQTVGENIRINKIAFRSSGKNGKESCGIYSHGNGKNVAVVVIEGCDKCDALAKDIAMHVVASSPDYICKEDIPSEIIEREKEVIISQIQGKPQSVVDKIVEGKLSSFYKEVCLLEQPFVKDPDKTVGQLLEEQGKANGVSLTLTYFSNWKIGA, via the coding sequence ATGAAAGCTAATACTTCTATGGAGGACATTAAGACTCTCAGAGCTCAAACTGGGGTTGGTCTTACGAAATGTAAGGAGGCGTTAGAAGCGTCTGAAGGCGATCTTGAGAAAGCTGTCCTTTACTTACGAAAGTTGGGGTTGGCTTCCGCTGGAAAGAAGGAAAGCAGAGAAACTAAAGAAGGGCTAATTGGTGCTTGGGCCGATGGCAAGGGCTTTTCTCTTATCGAAGTTAATGTGGAAACTGATTTCGTCGCTAGCAATGACGTCTTTAAAGGCTTTGTGAAGAATTTAGTCGGGGCTCTGCACGCCTTCGCTAGTGATGACTTGGAAAAGTTTTTGGCTCTTCCCTATCCCGAAGACCCTTCTGTAACTGTTGACCAACAAAGAGCTGTTGTAATGCAGACGGTTGGGGAAAATATTCGAATTAATAAGATTGCTTTCCGCTCTTCGGGCAAAAACGGCAAAGAGAGTTGTGGTATTTATTCTCATGGGAATGGAAAAAATGTTGCCGTGGTCGTCATAGAGGGTTGTGACAAATGTGACGCTTTGGCGAAAGATATTGCCATGCACGTGGTAGCTTCTTCTCCAGACTATATATGTAAAGAGGATATTCCTTCTGAGATTATTGAGAGAGAGAAAGAGGTAATAATTTCTCAAATTCAAGGGAAGCCTCAATCTGTTGTCGATAAGATTGTCGAAGGAAAGCTATCTAGTTTTTACAAAGAAGTTTGTCTTCTAGAGCAACCTTTCGTAAAAGACCCAGACAAAACCGTGGGGCAATTGCTTGAAGAGCAAGGAAAAGCTAATGGAGTCTCTTTAACGTTGACTTATTTTTCAAACTGGAAAATAGGAGCTTAA
- the pyrH gene encoding UMP kinase produces the protein MSSLPKRVLFKISGESLAKESGGGLDEVRLSAMVGELRRVKNLGVQTIVVIGGGNILRGLEKEKELQINRVSADQMGMLATLINGMALADALKAEGISCLLTSTLSCPQVADLYNPEKALDALTSEKIVICTTGAGTPYLTTDTAAALRACELRVDLLLKATMHVDGVYDKDPRKFDDAIRYDRISYREFLTKQLGAMDASAVTLCRDGNVPIRVFCLSRYSLENALLDDSIGSLICKEE, from the coding sequence ATGTCTTCTCTGCCAAAACGAGTCCTTTTCAAGATTTCTGGGGAATCTTTAGCAAAAGAATCTGGGGGTGGTTTAGATGAGGTTCGCTTGTCCGCTATGGTTGGAGAACTTCGTCGAGTAAAGAATCTTGGGGTCCAGACTATCGTTGTTATCGGCGGAGGCAACATTCTCAGAGGGCTAGAAAAGGAAAAAGAACTACAAATCAACAGAGTTTCTGCCGATCAGATGGGCATGTTAGCTACTTTGATCAACGGGATGGCTTTGGCTGATGCTTTGAAGGCTGAGGGTATCTCCTGCTTACTTACTTCTACACTTTCTTGTCCTCAAGTCGCAGACTTATACAACCCAGAGAAAGCATTGGATGCTCTAACCAGTGAAAAGATAGTTATTTGCACGACCGGAGCCGGGACTCCCTATTTAACAACGGATACGGCAGCTGCCTTAAGGGCTTGCGAACTCAGGGTAGATCTACTCTTGAAAGCTACTATGCATGTGGATGGGGTGTACGATAAGGATCCGAGAAAGTTTGACGATGCTATTAGGTACGATAGGATTTCTTATCGGGAGTTTTTGACGAAACAATTAGGAGCTATGGATGCTTCAGCAGTGACTCTTTGCAGGGACGGTAATGTTCCTATCCGGGTTTTTTGTTTAAGCAGATATTCCCTAGAGAACGCT